The following proteins are encoded in a genomic region of Pan troglodytes isolate AG18354 chromosome 2, NHGRI_mPanTro3-v2.0_pri, whole genome shotgun sequence:
- the IL17RC gene encoding interleukin-17 receptor C isoform X11, with the protein MPVPWFLLSLALGRSPVVLSLERLVGSQDATHCSPVSLEPWGDEERLRVQFLAQQSLSLAPVTAATARTALSGLSGADGRREERGRGKSWVCLPLGGSGNTEPQKKGLSCHLWDSDILCLPGDIVPAPGPVLAPTHLQTELVLRCQKETDCDLCLRVAVHLAVHGHWEEPEDEEKFGGAADSGVEEPRNASLQAQVVLSFQAYPTARCVLLEVQVPAALVQFGQSVGSVVYDCFEAALGSEVRIWSYTQPRYEKELNHTQQLPDCRGLEVRNSIPSCWALPWLNVSADGDNVHLVLNVSEEQHFGLSLYWNQTGPQIITLNHTDLVPCLCIQVWPLEPDSVRTNICPFREDPRAHRNLWQAARLRLLTLQSWLLDAPCWLPAEAALCWRAPGGDPCQPLVPPLSWENVTVDKVLEFPLLKGHPNLCVQVNSSEKLQLQECLWADSLGPLKDDVLLLETRGPQDNRSLCALEPSGCTSLPSKASTRAARLGEYLLQDLQSGQCLQLWDDDLGALWACPMDKYIHKRWALVWLACLLFAAALSLILLLKKDHAKAAARGRAALLLYSADDSGFERLVGALASALCQLPLRVAVDLWSRRELSAQGPVAWFHAQRRQTLQEGGVVVLLFSPGAVALCSEWLQDGVSGPGAHGPHDAFRASLSCVLPDFLQGRAPGSYVGACFDRLLHPDAVPALFRTVPVFTLPSQLPDFLGALQQPRAPRSGRLLERAEQVSRALQPALDSYFHPPGTPAPGRGVGPGAGDGT; encoded by the exons ATGCCTGTGCCCTGGTTCTTGCTGTCCTTGGCACTGGGCCGAAGCCCAGTGGTCCTTTCTCTGGAGAGGCTTGTGGGGTCTCAGGACGCTACCCACTGCTCTCCGGTGAGTCTGGAACCCTGGGGAGACGAGGAAAGGCTCAGAGTTCAGTTTTTGGCTCAGCAAAGCCTTAGCCTGGCTCCTGTCACTGCTGCCACCGCCAGAACTGCCCTGTCTGGTCTGTCTGGTGCTGATGGTAGAAGAGAAGAACGGGGAAGGGGCAAGAGCTGGGTCTGTCTTCCTCTGGGAGGGTCTGGGAATACCGAGCCCCAGAAAAAG ggCCTCTCCTGCCACCTCTGGG ACAGTGACATACTCTGCCTGCCTGGGGACATCGTGCCTGCTCCGGGCCCCGTGCTGGCGCCTACGCACCTGCAGACAGAGCTGGTGCTGAGGTGCCAGAAGGAGACCGACTGTGACCTCTGTCTGCGTGTGGCTGTCCACTTGGCCGTGCATG GGCACTGGGAAGAGcctgaagatgaggaaaagtttggagGAGCAGCTGACTCAGGGGTGGAGGAGCCTAGGAATG CCTCTCTCCAGGCCCAAGTCGTGCTCTCCTTCCAGGCCTACCCTACTGCCCGCTGCGTCCTGCTGGAGGTGCAAGTGCCTGCTGCCCTTGTGCAGTTTGGTCAGTCTGTG GGCTCTGTGGTATATGACTGCTTCGAGGCTGCCCTAGGGAGTGAGGTACGAATCTGGTCCTATACTCAGCCCAGGTACGAGAAGGAACTCAACCACACACAGCAGCTGCCTG ACTGCAGGGGGCTCGAAGTCCGGAACAGCATCCCGAGCTGCTGGG ccctgccctggcTCAACGTGTCAGCAGATGGTGACAACGTGCATCTGGTTCTGAATGTCTCTGAGGAGCAGCACTTCGGCCTCTCCCTGTATTGGAATCAG ACTGGACCGCAGATCATTACCTTGAACCACACAGACCTGGTTCCCTGCCTCTGCATTCAG GTGTGGCCTCTGGAACCTGACTCCGTTAGGACGAACATCTGCCCCTTCAGGGAGG ACCCCCGCGCACACCGGAACCTCTGGCAAGCCGCCCGGCTGCGACTGCTGACCCTGCAGAGCTGGCTGCTGGACGCACCGTGCTGGCTGCCCGCAGAAGCGGCACTGTGCTGGCGGGCTCCGGGTGGGGACCCCTGCCAGCCACTGGTCCCACCGCTTTCCTGGGAGAATGTCACTGTGGAC AAAGTTCTCGAGTTCCCATTGCTGAAAGGCCACCCTAACCTCTGTGTTCAG GTGAACAGCTCGGAGAAGCTGCAGCTGCAGGAGTGCTTGTGGGCTG ACTCCCTGGGGCCTCTCAAAGATGATGTGCTACTGTTGGAGACACGAGGCCCCCAGGACAACAGATCCCTCTGTGCCTTGGAACCCAGTGGCTGTACTTCACTACCCAGCAAAGCCTCCACG AGGGCAGCTCGCCTTGGAGAGTACTTACTACAAGACCTGCAGTCAGGCCAGTGTCTGCAG CTATGGGATGATGACTTGGGAGCACTATGGGCCTGCCCCATGGACAAAT ACATCCACAAGCGCTGGGCCCTCGTGTGGCTGGCCTGCCTACTCTTTGCCGCTGCGCTTTCCCTCATCCTCCTTCTCAAAAAGGATCACGCGAAAG CGGCCGCCAGGGGCCGCGCGGCTCTGCTCCTCTACTCAGCCGATGACTCGGGCTTCGAGCGCCTGGTGGGCGCCCTGGCGTCGGCCCTGTGCCAGCTGCCGCTGCGCGTGGCCGTAGACCTGTGGAGCCGTCGTGAACTGAGCGCGCAGGGGCCCGTGGCTTGGTTTCACGCGCAGCGGCGCCAGACCCTGCAGGAGGGCGGCGTGGTGGTCTTGCTCTTCTCGCCCGGTGCGGTGGCGCTGTGCAGCGAGTGGCTACAGGACGGGGTGTCCGGGCCCGGGGCGCACGGCCCGCACGACGCCTTCCGCGCCTCGCTCAGCTGCGTGCTGCCCGACTTCTTGCAGGGCCGGGCGCCCGGCAGCTACGTGGGGGCCTGCTTCGACAGGCTGCTCCACCCGGACGCCGTACCCGCCCTTTTCCGCACCGTGCCCGTCTTCACACTGCCCTCCCAACTGCCAGACTTCCTGGGGGCCCTGCAGCAGCCTCGCGCCCCGCGTTCCGGGCGGCTCCTAGAGAGAGCGGAGCAAGTGTCCCGGGCCCTTCAGCCAGCCCTGGATAGCTACTTCCATCCCCCGGGGACTCCCGCGCCGGGACGCGGGGTGGGACCTGGGGCGGGGGACGGGACTTAA
- the IL17RC gene encoding interleukin-17 receptor C isoform X16: MPVPWFLLSLALGRSPVVLSLERLVGSQDATHCSPVSLEPWGDEERLRVQFLAQQSLSLAPVTAATARTALSGLSGADGRREERGRGKSWVCLPLGGSGNTEPQKKGLSCHLWDSDILCLPGDIVPAPGPVLAPTHLQTELVLRCQKETDCDLCLRVAVHLAVHGHWEEPEDEEKFGGAADSGVEEPRNASLQAQVVLSFQAYPTARCVLLEVQVPAALVQFGQSVGSVVYDCFEAALGSEVRIWSYTQPRYEKELNHTQQLPALPWLNVSADGDNVHLVLNVSEEQHFGLSLYWNQVQGPPKPRWHKNLTGPQIITLNHTDLVPCLCIQVWPLEPDSVRTNICPFREDPRAHRNLWQAARLRLLTLQSWLLDAPCWLPAEAALCWRAPGGDPCQPLVPPLSWENVTVDVNSSEKLQLQECLWADSLGPLKDDVLLLETRGPQDNRSLCALEPSGCTSLPSKASTRAARLGEYLLQDLQSGQCLQLWDDDLGALWACPMDKYIHKRWALVWLACLLFAAALSLILLLKKDHAKAAARGRAALLLYSADDSGFERLVGALASALCQLPLRVAVDLWSRRELSAQGPVAWFHAQRRQTLQEGGVVVLLFSPGAVALCSEWLQDGVSGPGAHGPHDAFRASLSCVLPDFLQGRAPGSYVGACFDRLLHPDAVPALFRTVPVFTLPSQLPDFLGALQQPRAPRSGRLLERAEQVSRALQPALDSYFHPPGTPAPGRGVGPGAGDGT; encoded by the exons ATGCCTGTGCCCTGGTTCTTGCTGTCCTTGGCACTGGGCCGAAGCCCAGTGGTCCTTTCTCTGGAGAGGCTTGTGGGGTCTCAGGACGCTACCCACTGCTCTCCGGTGAGTCTGGAACCCTGGGGAGACGAGGAAAGGCTCAGAGTTCAGTTTTTGGCTCAGCAAAGCCTTAGCCTGGCTCCTGTCACTGCTGCCACCGCCAGAACTGCCCTGTCTGGTCTGTCTGGTGCTGATGGTAGAAGAGAAGAACGGGGAAGGGGCAAGAGCTGGGTCTGTCTTCCTCTGGGAGGGTCTGGGAATACCGAGCCCCAGAAAAAG ggCCTCTCCTGCCACCTCTGGG ACAGTGACATACTCTGCCTGCCTGGGGACATCGTGCCTGCTCCGGGCCCCGTGCTGGCGCCTACGCACCTGCAGACAGAGCTGGTGCTGAGGTGCCAGAAGGAGACCGACTGTGACCTCTGTCTGCGTGTGGCTGTCCACTTGGCCGTGCATG GGCACTGGGAAGAGcctgaagatgaggaaaagtttggagGAGCAGCTGACTCAGGGGTGGAGGAGCCTAGGAATG CCTCTCTCCAGGCCCAAGTCGTGCTCTCCTTCCAGGCCTACCCTACTGCCCGCTGCGTCCTGCTGGAGGTGCAAGTGCCTGCTGCCCTTGTGCAGTTTGGTCAGTCTGTG GGCTCTGTGGTATATGACTGCTTCGAGGCTGCCCTAGGGAGTGAGGTACGAATCTGGTCCTATACTCAGCCCAGGTACGAGAAGGAACTCAACCACACACAGCAGCTGCCTG ccctgccctggcTCAACGTGTCAGCAGATGGTGACAACGTGCATCTGGTTCTGAATGTCTCTGAGGAGCAGCACTTCGGCCTCTCCCTGTATTGGAATCAGGTCCAGGGCCCCCCAAAACCCCGGTGGCACAAAAACCTG ACTGGACCGCAGATCATTACCTTGAACCACACAGACCTGGTTCCCTGCCTCTGCATTCAG GTGTGGCCTCTGGAACCTGACTCCGTTAGGACGAACATCTGCCCCTTCAGGGAGG ACCCCCGCGCACACCGGAACCTCTGGCAAGCCGCCCGGCTGCGACTGCTGACCCTGCAGAGCTGGCTGCTGGACGCACCGTGCTGGCTGCCCGCAGAAGCGGCACTGTGCTGGCGGGCTCCGGGTGGGGACCCCTGCCAGCCACTGGTCCCACCGCTTTCCTGGGAGAATGTCACTGTGGAC GTGAACAGCTCGGAGAAGCTGCAGCTGCAGGAGTGCTTGTGGGCTG ACTCCCTGGGGCCTCTCAAAGATGATGTGCTACTGTTGGAGACACGAGGCCCCCAGGACAACAGATCCCTCTGTGCCTTGGAACCCAGTGGCTGTACTTCACTACCCAGCAAAGCCTCCACG AGGGCAGCTCGCCTTGGAGAGTACTTACTACAAGACCTGCAGTCAGGCCAGTGTCTGCAG CTATGGGATGATGACTTGGGAGCACTATGGGCCTGCCCCATGGACAAAT ACATCCACAAGCGCTGGGCCCTCGTGTGGCTGGCCTGCCTACTCTTTGCCGCTGCGCTTTCCCTCATCCTCCTTCTCAAAAAGGATCACGCGAAAG CGGCCGCCAGGGGCCGCGCGGCTCTGCTCCTCTACTCAGCCGATGACTCGGGCTTCGAGCGCCTGGTGGGCGCCCTGGCGTCGGCCCTGTGCCAGCTGCCGCTGCGCGTGGCCGTAGACCTGTGGAGCCGTCGTGAACTGAGCGCGCAGGGGCCCGTGGCTTGGTTTCACGCGCAGCGGCGCCAGACCCTGCAGGAGGGCGGCGTGGTGGTCTTGCTCTTCTCGCCCGGTGCGGTGGCGCTGTGCAGCGAGTGGCTACAGGACGGGGTGTCCGGGCCCGGGGCGCACGGCCCGCACGACGCCTTCCGCGCCTCGCTCAGCTGCGTGCTGCCCGACTTCTTGCAGGGCCGGGCGCCCGGCAGCTACGTGGGGGCCTGCTTCGACAGGCTGCTCCACCCGGACGCCGTACCCGCCCTTTTCCGCACCGTGCCCGTCTTCACACTGCCCTCCCAACTGCCAGACTTCCTGGGGGCCCTGCAGCAGCCTCGCGCCCCGCGTTCCGGGCGGCTCCTAGAGAGAGCGGAGCAAGTGTCCCGGGCCCTTCAGCCAGCCCTGGATAGCTACTTCCATCCCCCGGGGACTCCCGCGCCGGGACGCGGGGTGGGACCTGGGGCGGGGGACGGGACTTAA
- the IL17RC gene encoding interleukin-17 receptor C isoform X14: protein MPVPWFLLSLALGRSPVVLSLERLVGSQDATHCSPVSLEPWGDEERLRVQFLAQQSLSLAPVTAATARTALSGLSGADGRREERGRGKSWVCLPLGGSGNTEPQKKGLSCHLWDSDILCLPGDIVPAPGPVLAPTHLQTELVLRCQKETDCDLCLRVAVHLAVHGHWEEPEDEEKFGGAADSGVEEPRNASLQAQVVLSFQAYPTARCVLLEVQVPAALVQFGQSVGSVVYDCFEAALGSEVRIWSYTQPRYEKELNHTQQLPDCRGLEVRNSIPSCWALPWLNVSADGDNVHLVLNVSEEQHFGLSLYWNQVQGPPKPRWHKNLTGPQIITLNHTDLVPCLCIQVWPLEPDSVRTNICPFREDPRAHRNLWQAARLRLLTLQSWLLDAPCWLPAEAALCWRAPGGDPCQPLVPPLSWENVTVDVNSSEKLQLQECLWADSLGPLKDDVLLLETRGPQDNRSLCALEPSGCTSLPSKASTRAARLGEYLLQDLQSGQCLQLWDDDLGALWACPMDKYIHKRWALVWLACLLFAAALSLILLLKKDHAKAAARGRAALLLYSADDSGFERLVGALASALCQLPLRVAVDLWSRRELSAQGPVAWFHAQRRQTLQEGGVVVLLFSPGAVALCSEWLQDGVSGPGAHGPHDAFRASLSCVLPDFLQGRAPGSYVGACFDRLLHPDAVPALFRTVPVFTLPSQLPDFLGALQQPRAPRSGRLLERAEQVSRALQPALDSYFHPPGTPAPGRGVGPGAGDGT from the exons ATGCCTGTGCCCTGGTTCTTGCTGTCCTTGGCACTGGGCCGAAGCCCAGTGGTCCTTTCTCTGGAGAGGCTTGTGGGGTCTCAGGACGCTACCCACTGCTCTCCGGTGAGTCTGGAACCCTGGGGAGACGAGGAAAGGCTCAGAGTTCAGTTTTTGGCTCAGCAAAGCCTTAGCCTGGCTCCTGTCACTGCTGCCACCGCCAGAACTGCCCTGTCTGGTCTGTCTGGTGCTGATGGTAGAAGAGAAGAACGGGGAAGGGGCAAGAGCTGGGTCTGTCTTCCTCTGGGAGGGTCTGGGAATACCGAGCCCCAGAAAAAG ggCCTCTCCTGCCACCTCTGGG ACAGTGACATACTCTGCCTGCCTGGGGACATCGTGCCTGCTCCGGGCCCCGTGCTGGCGCCTACGCACCTGCAGACAGAGCTGGTGCTGAGGTGCCAGAAGGAGACCGACTGTGACCTCTGTCTGCGTGTGGCTGTCCACTTGGCCGTGCATG GGCACTGGGAAGAGcctgaagatgaggaaaagtttggagGAGCAGCTGACTCAGGGGTGGAGGAGCCTAGGAATG CCTCTCTCCAGGCCCAAGTCGTGCTCTCCTTCCAGGCCTACCCTACTGCCCGCTGCGTCCTGCTGGAGGTGCAAGTGCCTGCTGCCCTTGTGCAGTTTGGTCAGTCTGTG GGCTCTGTGGTATATGACTGCTTCGAGGCTGCCCTAGGGAGTGAGGTACGAATCTGGTCCTATACTCAGCCCAGGTACGAGAAGGAACTCAACCACACACAGCAGCTGCCTG ACTGCAGGGGGCTCGAAGTCCGGAACAGCATCCCGAGCTGCTGGG ccctgccctggcTCAACGTGTCAGCAGATGGTGACAACGTGCATCTGGTTCTGAATGTCTCTGAGGAGCAGCACTTCGGCCTCTCCCTGTATTGGAATCAGGTCCAGGGCCCCCCAAAACCCCGGTGGCACAAAAACCTG ACTGGACCGCAGATCATTACCTTGAACCACACAGACCTGGTTCCCTGCCTCTGCATTCAG GTGTGGCCTCTGGAACCTGACTCCGTTAGGACGAACATCTGCCCCTTCAGGGAGG ACCCCCGCGCACACCGGAACCTCTGGCAAGCCGCCCGGCTGCGACTGCTGACCCTGCAGAGCTGGCTGCTGGACGCACCGTGCTGGCTGCCCGCAGAAGCGGCACTGTGCTGGCGGGCTCCGGGTGGGGACCCCTGCCAGCCACTGGTCCCACCGCTTTCCTGGGAGAATGTCACTGTGGAC GTGAACAGCTCGGAGAAGCTGCAGCTGCAGGAGTGCTTGTGGGCTG ACTCCCTGGGGCCTCTCAAAGATGATGTGCTACTGTTGGAGACACGAGGCCCCCAGGACAACAGATCCCTCTGTGCCTTGGAACCCAGTGGCTGTACTTCACTACCCAGCAAAGCCTCCACG AGGGCAGCTCGCCTTGGAGAGTACTTACTACAAGACCTGCAGTCAGGCCAGTGTCTGCAG CTATGGGATGATGACTTGGGAGCACTATGGGCCTGCCCCATGGACAAAT ACATCCACAAGCGCTGGGCCCTCGTGTGGCTGGCCTGCCTACTCTTTGCCGCTGCGCTTTCCCTCATCCTCCTTCTCAAAAAGGATCACGCGAAAG CGGCCGCCAGGGGCCGCGCGGCTCTGCTCCTCTACTCAGCCGATGACTCGGGCTTCGAGCGCCTGGTGGGCGCCCTGGCGTCGGCCCTGTGCCAGCTGCCGCTGCGCGTGGCCGTAGACCTGTGGAGCCGTCGTGAACTGAGCGCGCAGGGGCCCGTGGCTTGGTTTCACGCGCAGCGGCGCCAGACCCTGCAGGAGGGCGGCGTGGTGGTCTTGCTCTTCTCGCCCGGTGCGGTGGCGCTGTGCAGCGAGTGGCTACAGGACGGGGTGTCCGGGCCCGGGGCGCACGGCCCGCACGACGCCTTCCGCGCCTCGCTCAGCTGCGTGCTGCCCGACTTCTTGCAGGGCCGGGCGCCCGGCAGCTACGTGGGGGCCTGCTTCGACAGGCTGCTCCACCCGGACGCCGTACCCGCCCTTTTCCGCACCGTGCCCGTCTTCACACTGCCCTCCCAACTGCCAGACTTCCTGGGGGCCCTGCAGCAGCCTCGCGCCCCGCGTTCCGGGCGGCTCCTAGAGAGAGCGGAGCAAGTGTCCCGGGCCCTTCAGCCAGCCCTGGATAGCTACTTCCATCCCCCGGGGACTCCCGCGCCGGGACGCGGGGTGGGACCTGGGGCGGGGGACGGGACTTAA
- the IL17RC gene encoding interleukin-17 receptor C isoform X3 gives MPVPWFLLSLALGRSPVVLSLERLVGSQDATHCSPVSLEPWGDEERLRVQFLAQQSLSLAPVTAATARTALSGLSGADGRREERGRGKSWVCLPLGGSGNTEPQKKGLSCHLWDSDILCLPGDIVPAPGPVLAPTHLQTELVLRCQKETDCDLCLRVAVHLAVHGHWEEPEDEEKFGGAADSGVEEPRNASLQAQVVLSFQAYPTARCVLLEVQVPAALVQFGQSVGSVVYDCFEAALGSEVRIWSYTQPRYEKELNHTQQLPDCRGLEVRNSIPSCWALPWLNVSADGDNVHLVLNVSEEQHFGLSLYWNQVQGPPKPRWHKNLTGPQIITLNHTDLVPCLCIQVWPLEPDSVRTNICPFREDPRAHRNLWQAARLRLLTLQSWLLDAPCWLPAEAALCWRAPGGDPCQPLVPPLSWENVTVDKVLEFPLLKGHPNLCVQQVNSSEKLQLQECLWADSLGPLKDDVLLLETRGPQDNRSLCALEPSGCTSLPSKASTRAARLGEYLLQDLQSGQCLQLWDDDLGALWACPMDKYIHKRWALVWLACLLFAAALSLILLLKKDHAKAAARGRAALLLYSADDSGFERLVGALASALCQLPLRVAVDLWSRRELSAQGPVAWFHAQRRQTLQEGGVVVLLFSPGAVALCSEWLQDGVSGPGAHGPHDAFRASLSCVLPDFLQGRAPGSYVGACFDRLLHPDAVPALFRTVPVFTLPSQLPDFLGALQQPRAPRSGRLLERAEQVSRALQPALDSYFHPPGTPAPGRGVGPGAGDGT, from the exons ATGCCTGTGCCCTGGTTCTTGCTGTCCTTGGCACTGGGCCGAAGCCCAGTGGTCCTTTCTCTGGAGAGGCTTGTGGGGTCTCAGGACGCTACCCACTGCTCTCCGGTGAGTCTGGAACCCTGGGGAGACGAGGAAAGGCTCAGAGTTCAGTTTTTGGCTCAGCAAAGCCTTAGCCTGGCTCCTGTCACTGCTGCCACCGCCAGAACTGCCCTGTCTGGTCTGTCTGGTGCTGATGGTAGAAGAGAAGAACGGGGAAGGGGCAAGAGCTGGGTCTGTCTTCCTCTGGGAGGGTCTGGGAATACCGAGCCCCAGAAAAAG ggCCTCTCCTGCCACCTCTGGG ACAGTGACATACTCTGCCTGCCTGGGGACATCGTGCCTGCTCCGGGCCCCGTGCTGGCGCCTACGCACCTGCAGACAGAGCTGGTGCTGAGGTGCCAGAAGGAGACCGACTGTGACCTCTGTCTGCGTGTGGCTGTCCACTTGGCCGTGCATG GGCACTGGGAAGAGcctgaagatgaggaaaagtttggagGAGCAGCTGACTCAGGGGTGGAGGAGCCTAGGAATG CCTCTCTCCAGGCCCAAGTCGTGCTCTCCTTCCAGGCCTACCCTACTGCCCGCTGCGTCCTGCTGGAGGTGCAAGTGCCTGCTGCCCTTGTGCAGTTTGGTCAGTCTGTG GGCTCTGTGGTATATGACTGCTTCGAGGCTGCCCTAGGGAGTGAGGTACGAATCTGGTCCTATACTCAGCCCAGGTACGAGAAGGAACTCAACCACACACAGCAGCTGCCTG ACTGCAGGGGGCTCGAAGTCCGGAACAGCATCCCGAGCTGCTGGG ccctgccctggcTCAACGTGTCAGCAGATGGTGACAACGTGCATCTGGTTCTGAATGTCTCTGAGGAGCAGCACTTCGGCCTCTCCCTGTATTGGAATCAGGTCCAGGGCCCCCCAAAACCCCGGTGGCACAAAAACCTG ACTGGACCGCAGATCATTACCTTGAACCACACAGACCTGGTTCCCTGCCTCTGCATTCAG GTGTGGCCTCTGGAACCTGACTCCGTTAGGACGAACATCTGCCCCTTCAGGGAGG ACCCCCGCGCACACCGGAACCTCTGGCAAGCCGCCCGGCTGCGACTGCTGACCCTGCAGAGCTGGCTGCTGGACGCACCGTGCTGGCTGCCCGCAGAAGCGGCACTGTGCTGGCGGGCTCCGGGTGGGGACCCCTGCCAGCCACTGGTCCCACCGCTTTCCTGGGAGAATGTCACTGTGGAC AAAGTTCTCGAGTTCCCATTGCTGAAAGGCCACCCTAACCTCTGTGTTCAG CAGGTGAACAGCTCGGAGAAGCTGCAGCTGCAGGAGTGCTTGTGGGCTG ACTCCCTGGGGCCTCTCAAAGATGATGTGCTACTGTTGGAGACACGAGGCCCCCAGGACAACAGATCCCTCTGTGCCTTGGAACCCAGTGGCTGTACTTCACTACCCAGCAAAGCCTCCACG AGGGCAGCTCGCCTTGGAGAGTACTTACTACAAGACCTGCAGTCAGGCCAGTGTCTGCAG CTATGGGATGATGACTTGGGAGCACTATGGGCCTGCCCCATGGACAAAT ACATCCACAAGCGCTGGGCCCTCGTGTGGCTGGCCTGCCTACTCTTTGCCGCTGCGCTTTCCCTCATCCTCCTTCTCAAAAAGGATCACGCGAAAG CGGCCGCCAGGGGCCGCGCGGCTCTGCTCCTCTACTCAGCCGATGACTCGGGCTTCGAGCGCCTGGTGGGCGCCCTGGCGTCGGCCCTGTGCCAGCTGCCGCTGCGCGTGGCCGTAGACCTGTGGAGCCGTCGTGAACTGAGCGCGCAGGGGCCCGTGGCTTGGTTTCACGCGCAGCGGCGCCAGACCCTGCAGGAGGGCGGCGTGGTGGTCTTGCTCTTCTCGCCCGGTGCGGTGGCGCTGTGCAGCGAGTGGCTACAGGACGGGGTGTCCGGGCCCGGGGCGCACGGCCCGCACGACGCCTTCCGCGCCTCGCTCAGCTGCGTGCTGCCCGACTTCTTGCAGGGCCGGGCGCCCGGCAGCTACGTGGGGGCCTGCTTCGACAGGCTGCTCCACCCGGACGCCGTACCCGCCCTTTTCCGCACCGTGCCCGTCTTCACACTGCCCTCCCAACTGCCAGACTTCCTGGGGGCCCTGCAGCAGCCTCGCGCCCCGCGTTCCGGGCGGCTCCTAGAGAGAGCGGAGCAAGTGTCCCGGGCCCTTCAGCCAGCCCTGGATAGCTACTTCCATCCCCCGGGGACTCCCGCGCCGGGACGCGGGGTGGGACCTGGGGCGGGGGACGGGACTTAA